One Capra hircus breed San Clemente chromosome 29, ASM170441v1, whole genome shotgun sequence genomic region harbors:
- the TH gene encoding tyrosine 3-monooxygenase isoform X1 — MALPPSPSSTLEDRPCWNVLGPAGRAWGSGHSGLAWGQKMLLPRASNRNRPQDPAGKCGGVKIFRKSKLPPDSCGLSLRIWTDDHQRSRFCVPDTLGCPQHHLPVKPPVTRLGWAEGPGCTPPCRARPRSPDDSEAGRPPARGPATVDAIRFNGIEPFLGGSVLRAHPASLRRQQREGDVKEVEVGDLGGSDVSPAYKGRRAEGCGDRARTSPAPCPPPTPPRRRPRASAGPSLSWTPSRPRPSWGPREVPPTTEAPDSVHTLPEVGLGEGSPRPGCVPRPEGARTFLELQLQVVSPEGLLCSGVDEADTLTPGARGLRDRWRVRCCQAGLEVGPRGGSSQIPGCHVLWPRGSPGQLLTHRLPSPDLVRWAQRPPSPPAPGGAVLEPGPGLQAGRGRGQLARLSPQSPRFVGRRQSLIQDARKEREKAEAAASSSESAETGSLVERDGKAVLTLLFALRPTKPPALTRAIKVFETFEAHLQHLETRPAHPPRAGSPPLECFVRCEVPGPVVPALLSSLRRVAEDVRAAGESKVLWFPRKVSELDKCHHLVTKFDPDLDLDHPGFSDQAYRQRRKLIAEIAFQYKQGDPIPHVEYTAEETATWKEVYSTLRGLYPTHACREHLEAFELLERFCGYREDRIPQLEDVSRFLKERTGFQLRPVAGLLSARDFLASLAFRVFQCTQYIRHASSPMHSPEPDCCHELLGHVPMLADRTFAQFSQDIGLASLGVSDEEIEKLSTLYWFTVEFGLCKQNGEVKAYGAGLLSSYGELLHSLSEEPEIRAFDPDTAAVQPYQDQTYQPVYFVSESFSDAKDKLRNYASRIQRPFSVKFDPYTLAIDVLDSPRAIRRALDGVQDELQALAHALNAIS; from the exons ATGGCCCTGCCTCCCTCACCTTCCTCCACACTGGAGGACAGGCCCTGCTGGAATGTTCTGGGCCCTGCTGGGCGTGCTTGGGGGTCCGGGCACAGCGGTCTGGCGTGGGGGCAGAAAATGCTCCTGCCGAGGGCATCGAACAGAAACAGACCTCAGGACCCCGCTGGGAAATGTGGTGGGGTGAAGATCTTCCGGAAAAGCAAATTGCCTCCAGACAGCTGTGGTCTGAGCCTGCGTATCTGGACCGATGACCACCAGAGGTCACGGTTCTGTGTGCCGGACACCCTGGGGTGTCCGCAACACCACCTCCCTGTGAAGCCGCCCGTCACCCGCTTGGGGTGGGCTGAGGGGCCCGGCTGCACCCCGCCCTGCAGAGCACGCCCCCGGAGCCCAGATGATTCAGAGGCGGGCAGGCCACCCGCCCGGGGGCCTGCGACAGTGGATGCAATTAGATTTAATGGGATAGAGCCCTTTCTCGGCGGCTCCGTGCTCCGCGCCCACCCCGCCTCCCTCAGGCGGCAGCAGCGGGAGGGAGATGTgaaggaggtggaggtgggggaccTGGGGGGCTCTGACGTCAGCCCAGCCTATAAAGGCCGCCGGGCAGAGGGCTGTGGAGACAGAGCCCGGACCTCGCCGGCACCATGCCCACCCCCAACGCCGCCTCGCCGCAGGCCAAGGGCTTCCGCCGGGCCGTCTCTGAGCTGGACGCCAAGCAGGCCGAGGCCATCATG GGGTCCCAGGGAGGTGCCCCCCACCACGGAGGCCCCTGACTCTGTCCATACCCTGCCTGAGGTCGGCCTGGGGGAGGGCTCCCCCAGGCCCGGCTGTGTTCCGAGACCCGAGGGTGCCAGGACCTTCTTAGAACTTCAGCTCCAGGTGGTGAGCCCAGAGGGGCTTCTGTGTTCAGGGGTGGACGAGGCAGACACACTGACCCCAGGGGCTCGTGGTCTCAGGGACAGATGGCGGGTAAGGTGCTGTCAGGCCGGACTAGAGGTGGGGCCACGAGGAGGGTCATCCCAGATCCCCGGATGCCATGTCCTCTGGCCCCGGGGCAGCCCGGGACAGCTCCTGACCCACCGCCTCCCATCCCCTGACCTGGTCAGGTGGGCGCAGAGGCCGCCCTCGCCCCCGGCCCCAGGCGGGGCAGTGCTGGAGCCGGGCCCGGGGCTGCAGGCAGGCCGAGGGCGGGGGCAGCTGGCACGCCTCTCCCCACAGTCCCCGCGCTTCGTTGGGAGGCGGCAGAGCCTCATCCAGGACGCACGCAAGGAGCGGGAGAAGGCAGAGGCTGCGGCCTCATCCTCGGAGTCTGCAGAGACGGGCAGCCTGGTGGAGAGGGATGGGAAGGCGGTGCTGACGCTGCTGTTTGCCCTGCGGCCCACCAAGCCCCCCGCGCTGACCCGGGCCATCAAGGTGTTTGAG ACATTCGAAGCCCACCTCCAGCACCTGGAGACCCGGCCGGCCCACCCGCCGCGGGCGGGTAGCCCGCCCCTGGAGTGCTTTGTACGCTGTGAGGTGCCTGGCCCGGTGGTACCCGCCctgctgagctccctgcgccGCGTGGCGGAAGACGTGCGTGCTGCCGGGGAGAGCAAGG TCCTCTGGTTCCCGAGGAAAGTGTCCGAGCTGGACAAGTGCCACCACCTCGTCACCAAGTTTGACCCTGACCTGGACTTGGATCACCCG GGCTTCTCCGACCAGGCGTATCGCCAGCGCAGGAAGCTGATCGCCGAGATCGCCTTCCAGTACAAGCA AGGCGACCCCATTCCCCACGTGGAGTACACGGCCGAGGAGACCGCCACCTG GAAGGAGGTCTACTCCACGCTGCGGGGCCTGTACCCCACCCACGCCTGCCGCGAGCACCTGGAGGCCTTCGAGCTGCTGGAGCGCTTCTGCGGGTACCGCGAGGACCGAATCCCGCAGCTGGAGGACGTCTCCCGCTTCCTGAAGG AGCGGACCGGCTTCCAGCTGCGGCCCGTGGCAGGCCTGCTGTCCGCGCGGGACTTCCTGGCCAGCCTGGCCTTCCGAGTGTTCCAGTGCACCCAGTACATCCGCCACGCCTCCTCGCCCATGCACTCCCCCGAGCC GGACTGCTGCCACGAGCTGCTGGGGCACGTGCCCATGCTCGCCGACCGGACCTTCGCCCAGTTCTCCCAG GACATCGGGCTCGCATCCTTGGGAGTGtcggatgaggaaattgagaagcTGTCCACG CTGTACTGGTTCACTGTGGAGTTCGGGCTGTGCAAACAGAATGGAGAGGTGAAGGCCTACGGAGCGGGGCTGCTGTCCTCCTACGGGGAGCTCCTG CACTCCCTTTCTGAGGAGCCCGAGATCCGGGCCTTCGACCCTGACACAGCGGCCGTGCAGCCCTACCAGGACCAGACTTACCAGCCCGTCTACTTCGTGTCTGAGAGCTTCAGCGATGCCAAGGACAAGCTCAG GAACTACGCCTCCCGCATCCAGCGCCCCTTCTCTGTGAAGTTTGACCCGTACACGCTGGCCATCGACGTGCTGGACAGTCCCCGCGCCATCCGGCGCGCCCTGGACGGCGTCCAGGATGAGTTGCAGGCCCTGGCCCACGCTCTGAACGCCATCAGCTAG
- the TH gene encoding tyrosine 3-monooxygenase isoform X2, translating into MPTPNAASPQAKGFRRAVSELDAKQAEAIMSPRFVGRRQSLIQDARKEREKAEAAASSSESAETGSLVERDGKAVLTLLFALRPTKPPALTRAIKVFETFEAHLQHLETRPAHPPRAGSPPLECFVRCEVPGPVVPALLSSLRRVAEDVRAAGESKVLWFPRKVSELDKCHHLVTKFDPDLDLDHPGFSDQAYRQRRKLIAEIAFQYKQGDPIPHVEYTAEETATWKEVYSTLRGLYPTHACREHLEAFELLERFCGYREDRIPQLEDVSRFLKERTGFQLRPVAGLLSARDFLASLAFRVFQCTQYIRHASSPMHSPEPDCCHELLGHVPMLADRTFAQFSQDIGLASLGVSDEEIEKLSTLYWFTVEFGLCKQNGEVKAYGAGLLSSYGELLHSLSEEPEIRAFDPDTAAVQPYQDQTYQPVYFVSESFSDAKDKLRNYASRIQRPFSVKFDPYTLAIDVLDSPRAIRRALDGVQDELQALAHALNAIS; encoded by the exons ATGCCCACCCCCAACGCCGCCTCGCCGCAGGCCAAGGGCTTCCGCCGGGCCGTCTCTGAGCTGGACGCCAAGCAGGCCGAGGCCATCATG TCCCCGCGCTTCGTTGGGAGGCGGCAGAGCCTCATCCAGGACGCACGCAAGGAGCGGGAGAAGGCAGAGGCTGCGGCCTCATCCTCGGAGTCTGCAGAGACGGGCAGCCTGGTGGAGAGGGATGGGAAGGCGGTGCTGACGCTGCTGTTTGCCCTGCGGCCCACCAAGCCCCCCGCGCTGACCCGGGCCATCAAGGTGTTTGAG ACATTCGAAGCCCACCTCCAGCACCTGGAGACCCGGCCGGCCCACCCGCCGCGGGCGGGTAGCCCGCCCCTGGAGTGCTTTGTACGCTGTGAGGTGCCTGGCCCGGTGGTACCCGCCctgctgagctccctgcgccGCGTGGCGGAAGACGTGCGTGCTGCCGGGGAGAGCAAGG TCCTCTGGTTCCCGAGGAAAGTGTCCGAGCTGGACAAGTGCCACCACCTCGTCACCAAGTTTGACCCTGACCTGGACTTGGATCACCCG GGCTTCTCCGACCAGGCGTATCGCCAGCGCAGGAAGCTGATCGCCGAGATCGCCTTCCAGTACAAGCA AGGCGACCCCATTCCCCACGTGGAGTACACGGCCGAGGAGACCGCCACCTG GAAGGAGGTCTACTCCACGCTGCGGGGCCTGTACCCCACCCACGCCTGCCGCGAGCACCTGGAGGCCTTCGAGCTGCTGGAGCGCTTCTGCGGGTACCGCGAGGACCGAATCCCGCAGCTGGAGGACGTCTCCCGCTTCCTGAAGG AGCGGACCGGCTTCCAGCTGCGGCCCGTGGCAGGCCTGCTGTCCGCGCGGGACTTCCTGGCCAGCCTGGCCTTCCGAGTGTTCCAGTGCACCCAGTACATCCGCCACGCCTCCTCGCCCATGCACTCCCCCGAGCC GGACTGCTGCCACGAGCTGCTGGGGCACGTGCCCATGCTCGCCGACCGGACCTTCGCCCAGTTCTCCCAG GACATCGGGCTCGCATCCTTGGGAGTGtcggatgaggaaattgagaagcTGTCCACG CTGTACTGGTTCACTGTGGAGTTCGGGCTGTGCAAACAGAATGGAGAGGTGAAGGCCTACGGAGCGGGGCTGCTGTCCTCCTACGGGGAGCTCCTG CACTCCCTTTCTGAGGAGCCCGAGATCCGGGCCTTCGACCCTGACACAGCGGCCGTGCAGCCCTACCAGGACCAGACTTACCAGCCCGTCTACTTCGTGTCTGAGAGCTTCAGCGATGCCAAGGACAAGCTCAG GAACTACGCCTCCCGCATCCAGCGCCCCTTCTCTGTGAAGTTTGACCCGTACACGCTGGCCATCGACGTGCTGGACAGTCCCCGCGCCATCCGGCGCGCCCTGGACGGCGTCCAGGATGAGTTGCAGGCCCTGGCCCACGCTCTGAACGCCATCAGCTAG
- the INS gene encoding insulin, translating to MALWTRLVPLLALLALWAPAPARAFVNQHLCGSHLVEALYLVCGERGFFYTPKARREVEGPQVGVLELAGGPGAGSLEGPPQKRGIVEQCCAGVCSLYQLENYCN from the exons ATGGCCCTGTGGACACGCCTGGTGCCCCTGCTGGCCCTGCTGGCGCTCtgggcccccgccccggcccgcgcCTTCGTCAACCAGCACCTGTGCGGCTCCCACCTGGTGGAGGCGCTGTACCTGGTTTGCGGAGAGCGCGGCTTCTTCTACACGCCCAAGGCCCGCCGGGAGGTGGAGGGCCCCCAGG TGGGGGTGCTGGAGCTGGCCGGAGGCCCTGGCGCGGGCAGCCTGGAGGGGCCCCCCCAGAAGCGTGGCATCGTGGAGCAGTGCTGTGCCGGCGTCTGCTCTCTCTACCAGCTGGAGAATTACTGCAACTAG